The DNA window CGTGTGATGCACCTCCATTGAGATCAGGTAAAAAGTTTGCCATAGATTGCGACAGGTTCGCCTCACTTATCGCTACGTTCAATTCGCTTTGTTTGATCCGGATATTATTTTGCAGGGCGTGGTCAACACATTGCTTGAAAGTCCATTTTTTAATTTCGCCTGTCCCGCCTGTCCCCCCGGGTAACCCGGGGGGGACAAAGCCGGGAGATTGCGGAACATCTTCTTGTGCAATTGCAGAGAAAGTTTGAATTAATAAACAAGCAGTAAAAGCAAAATATTTTTTAAAACACATTTTAGGAAAAGAAAAATTGCCACAAAGACACAAAGACACGAAGAATCACAAAGATAATATTTATATTTCTAATAAAAACTTTGTGTAACTTAGTGTCTTCGGGTACTTTGTGGCAAGAAAAAATAAATGTCCGATTTTTTAATATTTTGTTTGCAAAATTAAACAATTTGTATGATATGAGCAAGGGTGTTGCTCTTTTGGCTGTTGTAGGCAATATTGTACAAGGCAAACTGGATTTGCCCAATTTAACATTTGGGTTTGTTTGTACAGTTGTATTTTTTATATTTGCATATACTTTAGAAAAAAGGATAAATAATGATTGACCAGCTTACTATATTATTTATAGCACTTACTGTGATAGCGCTTTTGGGGATGGGCGTGGCTTATTTATTGGGATGGTTTAAGAAAGAAGAAGAGAAGGTCCGGGATTAATTGCTATAAATGTTTAATAATAAATAAAGGTCTGGGGTAGAGACGCCCAATTTGGTCGTCTCTACCCCAGACCTTTATTTCCTCTTCTTATGAAGGATTAGATAAAATTTATTCTATTATTATTTTTCAAAGAACAAACCACCGTAGTGGAAATAATCTTTACTGTTTTAGGTGCAATCATCTTTTTTGTTTTATCTTTGCGGATGTATCTCATCAACAAAAAAATCAATAACTATATAAACCAACTTAATCACTCTAACTAATGGAAACCTTTGCTATCATAATGGCGCTTCTTTTAGGCATCGGAATAATTTTCTTTATCTTCATTCCCGTTATCCCGGATAACCGTGAAATGAAAGAACCGGAAGAGAAAAAGTAAGCTGCCCCTTCACTGCTTCCCATCGTATTTAAACGCATTTCGATTGTTTCCCCGATACGCTCATTCCCTGTTGAATGCTTGCTGCGCAAATTCCACAGGGTAAACTTCGCTACGGGGCAGGCATTGTTTGATTGTTTTATAGTTGCTTTGTATTTATATGAATATTTTGTATTTTTGTAAAAAATATAATCTATGACACAAGTAGCTATTTCCCTTGAAACAGATGTTGCTTCAGCTTTTCTTAAAGCCAAACCGCAAATGCGGAAAAAAGCGGAAACATTAGTGAATCTCTGGCTTAAAGACCTTTTCATAAGCAAGGCAGGGGCTAAAAAAGAACTTTTTAAAATAATGGACAGGATAGGCGCAATAGCTCAAGCCAACGGACTCACTCCTGAAATTCTTGAGCGTTTGCTGAATGAAAAGGACTGAACATTTTGTTTTTGATACTAATGTTATAATCAGCGCAATGATACTGCCGCATGGCAAATCGCGTCTTGCATTAGATAGGGCATTGGATAAAGGTGATGTTGTTGTTTCAGAGGAAACCCTTTTGGAATTATCCGACAAAATTCTTGCGGCAAAATTTGATAAATATATTCCATTATCAGAACGAATGCTCTTTCTGCAATGGTTCAAAAAATCTTCCAAACTTGTGAATGTAAGCGAACAAATTGTTCTATCCCGCGACCCGGATGACGACAAATTCCTTTCGCTTGCCGTAACCGCTAATGTGGATGCAATTATCTCCGGAGACAAAGACTTACTCGTATTGAATCCTTTCAAAAACATCCTGATTTTATAACATACCCCTAACCCCCTTTATTAAGGGAGACTGTTTTAGGATATATCATTATAACGCAAAGTTATAAAACCAAAAACATTTTACAACAGAACCTATTCTTTTAAAAAATTATTCTTGTAGTTACAAAGAATCAAATCAATCAAATAATCAGTCCTTTACGCACCGAACACTATACCCGTTCGCCTTATTAGGGATAACGCGGGACACCTGAGCGTTATTAAAGTTCAGGTAGCGGAGCCAGGCAGAGGTAGCGCTACTCTCGGTAGCCGTCCACCAGTAACCGTCGTCACCGGCAAGGAAGAACAAGCCACCAGCCCAGGAGTAGCCACCCGGAAGGGCAGTGAAACCGCTGCTGTTAGTGGCTCCGGTGTTGGGAGTTGTCCAGTTGGTGGTGCCGATTTGTTTGAGGCTGCCGCCTTCGTCTGTGCCGAGCCATCCGGTTGTAGCAATATCATAAGGGAAGGCGCTAGGGCTACTGCCAACATTTTTTTCTAAAGTAATCCATTCGTAATGGGAGGGTATATGCCAGCCGGTGGGACAAACTCCTTGTATAACCGTTACACATGCGTCATTAGGTGGCGCGCCTGTTCCGTTGCAGGTAAGTGAACCGTCCATCATTTCATCCCATTCGTATAAGCCGCCAAAAGGGCAAGTTGGGTCATCAACCCCG is part of the Cytophagales bacterium genome and encodes:
- a CDS encoding putative toxin-antitoxin system toxin component, PIN family; its protein translation is MKRTEHFVFDTNVIISAMILPHGKSRLALDRALDKGDVVVSEETLLELSDKILAAKFDKYIPLSERMLFLQWFKKSSKLVNVSEQIVLSRDPDDDKFLSLAVTANVDAIISGDKDLLVLNPFKNILIL